In Natronomonas halophila, one DNA window encodes the following:
- a CDS encoding aldo/keto reductase produces the protein MATKSATWAYRDRFHESFARTYFRRFADCLVSSVGVGTYLGDATDAADEAYHEAIIEALESGINVVDTAVNYRHQRAERVVGEAVRDSDIDRDAVMVSTKGGFVPFDEERPADASAYIESEFLDTGLIDREDLVMGNCLTPAFLDWSLDRSLENLGFDSVDLYYVHNPEAQLAQFDRETVYDKLEDAFVRLEERAAAGDINHYGVATWEAFRVPQDHDKYLSLPEVVSRARTASDRAGTTATHFRAVQLPFNVHMADAFTLEAHEGADGEQSALWFASEAGLDVFTSASLLQGDLAESGGIPEAVDERLAGDTAAQRALNFARSAPGVTSALVGTGSPEHVAENVGAGTFAPMGADAFDSVFQ, from the coding sequence ATGGCGACGAAATCGGCGACGTGGGCCTATCGTGACCGCTTCCACGAGTCCTTCGCTCGCACCTATTTCCGGCGCTTTGCTGATTGTCTGGTCTCCTCGGTCGGCGTCGGCACGTATCTCGGCGATGCGACCGACGCCGCCGACGAGGCCTACCACGAGGCCATCATCGAGGCGCTCGAAAGCGGCATCAACGTCGTCGACACCGCGGTGAACTACCGCCATCAGCGCGCCGAGCGGGTGGTCGGCGAGGCCGTTCGGGACAGCGATATCGACCGCGACGCGGTCATGGTCTCGACGAAAGGCGGCTTCGTCCCCTTCGATGAGGAACGGCCCGCCGACGCCTCCGCGTACATCGAATCGGAGTTCCTCGATACCGGCCTCATCGACCGCGAGGACCTCGTGATGGGCAACTGTCTCACGCCCGCGTTCCTCGATTGGAGTCTCGACCGCTCGCTTGAGAACCTCGGCTTCGACTCAGTCGACCTCTACTACGTCCACAACCCCGAGGCACAACTCGCCCAGTTCGACCGCGAGACGGTCTACGACAAACTCGAAGACGCCTTCGTCCGACTGGAAGAACGCGCCGCCGCGGGCGACATCAACCACTACGGCGTGGCGACGTGGGAGGCCTTCCGCGTCCCGCAGGACCACGACAAATACCTCTCGTTGCCCGAAGTCGTCTCGCGGGCCCGCACGGCCTCCGACCGCGCGGGGACGACGGCCACGCACTTCCGGGCCGTGCAGTTGCCCTTCAACGTCCATATGGCCGATGCCTTCACCCTCGAAGCCCACGAGGGCGCCGACGGCGAACAGAGCGCGCTGTGGTTCGCCAGCGAGGCCGGCCTCGACGTCTTCACCTCGGCGTCGCTGCTGCAGGGCGACCTCGCGGAATCGGGCGGTATCCCCGAGGCCGTCGACGAACGCCTCGCCGGGGACACCGCTGCCCAGCGCGCGCTCAACTTCGCTCGGAGCGCCCCCGGCGTCACCTCGGCGCTGGTCGGCACCGGGTCGCCGGAACACGTCGCCGAGAACGTCGGTGCCGGCACCTTCGCGCCGATGGGCGCCGACGCCTTCGACAGCGTCTTCCAGTAA
- a CDS encoding MFS transporter produces MSRRELFGSLCAMVFLVNLARVVFAPIVQPAAADFDVSAASLGIVTSAAWMGSAAPRLPTGYLLTRFPRHHVVAATGTMLVGTAAFTALSPSVTHLTVGAFLMGLSSGMYFIAGNPLVSELFPDRVGRAIGIHGMSSQVAAVVAPLAVSAILLVGNWRTSFLLISGIAAVVTAFLVFAASRAELPEAGTADRSLLAAGRAQWPIILTGVAFLGAAGFLWNGLFNLYGDYLEVVKNIDPATGRTLLSLMFAAGVPAFLITGRLADRVPNVPLLLSIVGGFIVCVLLLTLAEGVYAVAAISLVLGYVVHSLFPAVDTYMLASLPDRHRASAYALYSSIMMFVQALGSGSVGIAVSRGVSYTVVFRTLSGVLVVVLGCLFVLYRAGWLPAGGAAHRAAGEAGAAQQPER; encoded by the coding sequence GTGTCCCGTCGGGAACTGTTCGGGTCGCTCTGTGCGATGGTGTTTCTGGTCAACCTCGCGCGGGTGGTCTTCGCACCTATCGTCCAGCCAGCGGCCGCCGATTTCGACGTGTCGGCGGCCTCGCTCGGTATCGTCACCAGCGCCGCGTGGATGGGCAGTGCGGCCCCGCGCCTGCCGACCGGCTACCTGTTGACCCGCTTCCCCCGACATCACGTCGTCGCCGCGACGGGGACGATGCTCGTCGGGACGGCTGCCTTTACCGCACTGTCGCCGTCGGTGACCCACCTGACGGTCGGTGCCTTCCTGATGGGTCTCTCCAGCGGGATGTATTTCATCGCGGGTAACCCGCTGGTGAGCGAGTTGTTCCCCGACCGGGTCGGCCGCGCCATCGGGATTCACGGCATGTCGAGTCAGGTCGCCGCCGTCGTCGCGCCGCTTGCGGTCAGCGCCATCCTGCTGGTCGGCAACTGGCGGACGTCGTTCCTCCTTATCTCGGGGATTGCAGCCGTCGTGACTGCCTTTCTGGTGTTTGCGGCCTCCCGCGCGGAACTGCCGGAGGCCGGGACGGCCGACCGGAGCCTCCTCGCTGCCGGCCGCGCCCAGTGGCCCATCATCCTCACGGGCGTCGCCTTCCTCGGGGCCGCCGGCTTCCTCTGGAACGGCCTGTTCAACCTCTATGGCGACTATCTGGAGGTCGTCAAGAACATCGACCCGGCGACGGGCCGGACGCTGCTGTCGCTGATGTTCGCCGCGGGCGTGCCGGCGTTCCTCATCACGGGTCGACTCGCCGACCGGGTGCCGAACGTCCCGCTGCTTTTGAGCATCGTCGGCGGCTTCATCGTCTGTGTCCTCCTGTTGACGCTGGCAGAGGGCGTCTACGCCGTCGCCGCAATCAGCCTCGTGTTGGGCTACGTCGTCCACTCGCTGTTTCCCGCGGTCGACACCTACATGCTGGCGTCGCTGCCGGACCGCCACCGGGCCAGCGCCTACGCGCTGTATTCCTCGATTATGATGTTCGTGCAGGCGCTCGGCTCCGGCAGCGTCGGCATCGCCGTCTCCCGCGGCGTCAGCTACACCGTCGTCTTCCGGACGCTGTCGGGGGTGCTCGTGGTCGTTCTCGGCTGCCTGTTCGTGCTCTATCGGGCCGGCTGGCTGCCGGCGGGCGGGGCGGCCCACAGGGCGGCCGGCGAAGCCGGGGCGGCACAGCAGCCGGAACGTTAA
- a CDS encoding DUF7109 family protein produces MFTPDELAGIVDLFGALTREELGSACSELAYRRGEDPPEDAVETALSEFALVRFDADGDTDELLAPGPAAFPTLPEGAEDLPHILDVETRSVDRATVARAAEERLRTEAAQAVSAGDTERADELLDISYDIEAWGGVDLSGVRDRLDDADNKTN; encoded by the coding sequence ATGTTTACCCCCGACGAGCTGGCCGGCATCGTCGACCTCTTCGGGGCGTTGACCCGCGAGGAACTCGGCTCGGCCTGCTCGGAGTTGGCCTACCGGCGGGGCGAGGACCCGCCCGAAGACGCCGTCGAGACGGCGCTTTCGGAGTTCGCACTCGTGCGGTTCGACGCCGACGGCGACACGGACGAACTGCTCGCGCCCGGGCCGGCGGCGTTTCCGACGCTCCCGGAGGGCGCCGAGGACCTGCCGCACATCCTCGACGTCGAGACGCGGTCGGTCGACCGGGCGACGGTGGCGCGGGCGGCCGAAGAACGCCTGCGAACCGAGGCCGCGCAGGCGGTCAGCGCCGGCGATACCGAGCGGGCCGACGAACTGCTCGATATCAGCTACGATATCGAGGCGTGGGGCGGCGTCGACCTCTCGGGGGTTCGGGACCGCCTCGACGACGCGGACAACAAGACAAACTAA
- a CDS encoding NUDIX hydrolase → MDWERVMAHEPAALDGEERDAAVLVPIITRGDDHHLVFTKRADHLGEHPGQMSFPGGGREPSDADLEATAKREADEEIGLRPEEVEVVGRLDDIPTVTDYRVRPFVARVPDREYTPDEREVAEIAVLSLDDLTDLDNYESERRDHQHHGAIRIHFFRVDGYTVWGATGRMLVQFLELATDWEMPEEVDRVVDPDAEFPV, encoded by the coding sequence ATGGACTGGGAGCGGGTGATGGCACACGAGCCGGCTGCCCTCGACGGCGAGGAACGTGATGCGGCCGTCCTCGTGCCGATTATCACCCGCGGCGACGACCATCACCTCGTGTTCACCAAGCGCGCCGACCACCTCGGTGAGCATCCGGGTCAGATGAGTTTCCCGGGCGGCGGCCGCGAACCCAGCGACGCCGACCTCGAGGCGACGGCCAAACGCGAAGCCGACGAGGAAATCGGCCTCCGGCCCGAGGAGGTGGAGGTGGTCGGCCGCCTCGACGACATTCCGACGGTCACCGACTACCGCGTCCGGCCGTTCGTCGCGCGGGTGCCGGACCGCGAATACACACCCGACGAGCGGGAGGTGGCCGAAATCGCAGTGCTGTCCCTCGATGACCTGACGGACCTCGACAACTACGAATCCGAGCGGCGGGACCACCAGCACCACGGCGCGATTCGCATCCACTTCTTCCGGGTCGACGGCTACACCGTCTGGGGCGCGACCGGCCGGATGCTCGTGCAGTTCCTCGAACTGGCGACCGACTGGGAGATGCCCGAGGAGGTCGACCGGGTGGTCGACCCCGACGCCGAGTTTCCGGTGTGA
- a CDS encoding 50S ribosomal protein L37ae, which translates to MAKRGKTGSAGRFGARYGRVARRRVAEIEEDMEDATVDGDNVKRVGTGIWVNEETGEKFTGGAYRPQTPAGETVTRSIRAALGEDEE; encoded by the coding sequence ATGGCCAAACGAGGAAAGACCGGGAGCGCCGGCCGATTCGGCGCACGATACGGGCGTGTTGCCCGCCGCCGCGTCGCTGAAATCGAAGAGGACATGGAAGACGCGACGGTCGACGGCGACAACGTCAAGCGCGTCGGCACGGGCATCTGGGTCAACGAGGAGACCGGTGAGAAGTTCACCGGTGGCGCCTACCGACCCCAGACGCCGGCCGGCGAGACCGTCACGCGCTCCATCCGCGCGGCGCTCGGCGAAGACGAGGAATAA
- a CDS encoding DNA-directed RNA polymerase subunit P translates to MSYKCSRCKRDVELDEYGGVRCPYCGHRVLLKERSRDIKEVDVQ, encoded by the coding sequence ATGAGCTACAAGTGTTCCCGCTGTAAGCGCGACGTCGAACTCGACGAGTACGGCGGCGTGCGCTGTCCGTACTGCGGCCACCGCGTCCTCCTGAAGGAGCGGAGCCGCGACATCAAGGAAGTCGACGTTCAGTAG
- a CDS encoding KEOPS complex subunit Pcc1: MHTAEFVFRYDTPRAAALVADAIAQEAGEIDGGRSSATVRREGEEVFVDVDADDLVALRAGMNTWSTLVEVAERAASAGGARV; the protein is encoded by the coding sequence GTGCACACCGCCGAGTTCGTTTTCCGCTACGATACGCCCCGAGCGGCCGCGCTGGTCGCCGACGCCATCGCACAGGAGGCGGGCGAAATCGACGGCGGCCGCTCGTCGGCGACGGTCCGCCGGGAGGGCGAGGAAGTGTTCGTCGACGTCGACGCCGACGACCTCGTGGCGTTGCGGGCCGGCATGAACACCTGGAGCACGCTCGTTGAGGTGGCCGAGCGGGCCGCATCGGCCGGCGGCGCGCGGGTCTGA
- a CDS encoding prefoldin subunit beta: MQGNLPPEAQEKIEELQDLQETAQQVAQQKQQAETQLQESRNALDTLDDIEGDTQMYREVGELLIETGYDEAYEDLEEKVDSLEVRTETLEKQEERVQEQFESLQEELQQMLQGGAGGGGPMGPGGPGAGGD, translated from the coding sequence ATGCAGGGTAACCTACCGCCTGAGGCCCAGGAGAAAATCGAAGAGCTCCAGGACCTTCAGGAGACGGCACAGCAGGTCGCACAGCAGAAACAGCAGGCCGAAACGCAGCTGCAGGAGTCCCGCAACGCGCTGGACACCCTCGACGACATCGAGGGCGACACCCAGATGTACCGCGAAGTCGGCGAACTCCTCATCGAGACCGGCTACGACGAGGCCTACGAGGACCTCGAAGAGAAGGTCGACAGCCTCGAAGTCCGCACCGAGACCCTCGAAAAGCAGGAAGAGCGCGTCCAAGAGCAGTTCGAGAGCCTGCAGGAAGAGCTCCAGCAGATGCTGCAGGGCGGCGCGGGCGGCGGCGGTCCGATGGGCCCCGGCGGCCCGGGCGCCGGCGGCGACTAA